In one Streptomyces venezuelae genomic region, the following are encoded:
- a CDS encoding glutaminase codes for MDYQAVLEEVAAFARPLVGRGQVAGYIPALADVDAERFGIAVADVDGEVHGVGDWQEPFSVQSISKAFSLALVLAEGGDRIWDRVGTEPSGNPFNSLVQLEYENGIPRNPFINAGALVVTDRLQSLTGDAGTRTLEFLRAESGNPDVAFDPVVAASEAEHGDRNAALAHFMASYGNLDNPVSTVLEHYFRQCAIRMSCRDLALSAAFLARHGLRNDGTRLLPPREAKQVNAVMLTCGTYDAAGSFAYRVGLPGKSGVGGGIVAVIPGRCTLCVWSPSLDSYGNSVAGVAALDHFTTVTGWSVF; via the coding sequence GTGGATTACCAGGCCGTTCTCGAAGAAGTCGCCGCCTTCGCCCGGCCCCTGGTGGGCCGCGGTCAGGTCGCCGGCTACATCCCGGCGCTCGCGGACGTGGACGCCGAGCGTTTCGGGATCGCGGTCGCCGATGTCGACGGCGAGGTGCACGGCGTGGGGGACTGGCAGGAACCGTTCTCCGTCCAGTCCATCTCGAAGGCGTTCAGCCTCGCGCTGGTGCTGGCGGAGGGCGGTGACCGGATCTGGGACCGCGTCGGCACGGAGCCGTCCGGCAACCCCTTCAACTCGCTGGTCCAGTTGGAGTACGAGAACGGCATCCCGCGCAACCCCTTCATCAACGCGGGTGCGCTGGTCGTCACGGACCGGCTGCAGAGTCTCACCGGGGACGCGGGCACGAGGACGCTGGAGTTCCTGCGCGCGGAGAGCGGCAACCCGGACGTCGCCTTCGATCCGGTGGTCGCGGCCTCGGAGGCCGAGCACGGCGACCGCAACGCCGCCCTCGCCCACTTCATGGCGAGCTACGGCAATCTCGACAACCCCGTGTCCACGGTCCTGGAGCACTACTTCCGGCAGTGCGCGATCCGCATGAGCTGCCGCGATCTCGCCCTCTCGGCGGCCTTCCTGGCGCGGCACGGGCTCCGCAACGACGGCACGCGGCTGCTGCCGCCGCGCGAGGCGAAGCAGGTCAACGCGGTCATGCTCACCTGCGGGACGTACGACGCGGCAGGCAGCTTCGCCTACCGCGTCGGACTGCCGGGCAAGAGTGGCGTCGGCGGCGGCATCGTCGCCGTGATTCCGGGCCGCTGCACGTTGTGCGTGTGGAGCCCGAGCCTCGATTCGTACGGCAACTCCGTGGCCGGCGTGGCCGCGCTCGACCACTTCACGACGGTGACGGGCTGGTCGGTGTTCTAG
- a CDS encoding hemolysin family protein, translating to MTEVLLLLVAVLLCLACGVFVAAEFSLTTVERSELERAVERGERGAAGALKAVKNLTFQLSGAQLGITVTNLVVGMLSEPSIAALIAGPLRDLGIPRSAASSVALVIGTALSTVFLMVIGELVPKNWAISSPLAVAKRVATPQRLFSAAFRPFIAHLNNTANRSVRRFGIEPAEELASARGPKELIALARHSAKEGALEADTAELFVRTLNLADLTAENVMTPRVQVMALETHATCEDVANATRATGLSRFPVYRGNLDTVVGVAHIKDVLAVPAERRQRVSVAELMREPLLVPETLTVDRLLDRLSGKRTMAVVIDEYGGTAGVATLEDIVEEVVGEVRDEHDPHETPDISHEGTDDDGRTLYSADGSARTDQLARVGLRVPDGPYETLAGLVATELGRIPAVGDGVEVGGWRLDVVDASGRRAARVMLHAPLDADGHEEDVR from the coding sequence ATGACCGAAGTGCTCCTGCTCCTCGTGGCGGTGCTGCTCTGCCTGGCGTGCGGTGTGTTCGTCGCCGCGGAGTTCTCCCTCACGACGGTCGAGCGCAGCGAGCTCGAGCGGGCCGTCGAGCGCGGCGAGCGCGGTGCCGCCGGTGCCCTCAAAGCCGTCAAGAACCTCACTTTCCAGCTCTCGGGCGCGCAGCTCGGCATCACCGTCACCAACCTGGTCGTCGGCATGCTCTCCGAGCCGTCCATCGCCGCCCTGATCGCGGGCCCGCTGCGCGACCTCGGCATACCCCGGTCCGCGGCGTCCTCCGTCGCCCTCGTGATCGGAACGGCCCTGTCGACCGTCTTTCTGATGGTCATCGGTGAGCTGGTGCCCAAGAACTGGGCGATCTCCTCGCCGCTCGCCGTCGCCAAGCGCGTGGCGACGCCGCAGCGGCTGTTCAGCGCCGCGTTCCGGCCGTTCATCGCGCACCTGAACAACACCGCGAACCGTTCCGTACGCCGCTTCGGCATCGAGCCCGCCGAGGAGCTCGCCTCCGCGCGCGGCCCCAAGGAGCTGATCGCCCTGGCCCGCCACTCCGCCAAGGAGGGCGCCCTGGAGGCGGACACGGCCGAGCTGTTCGTGCGCACGCTGAACCTCGCCGACCTCACCGCGGAGAACGTGATGACGCCCCGTGTGCAGGTCATGGCCCTGGAGACGCACGCCACCTGCGAGGACGTCGCGAACGCCACGCGCGCCACCGGCCTCTCCCGCTTCCCCGTGTACCGCGGGAACCTCGACACGGTCGTCGGCGTCGCGCACATCAAGGACGTGCTCGCCGTCCCCGCGGAGCGCAGGCAGCGCGTCTCCGTCGCCGAGCTGATGCGCGAGCCGCTGCTCGTGCCGGAGACGCTCACCGTCGACCGGCTCCTCGACCGGCTCTCGGGCAAGCGCACGATGGCCGTGGTCATCGACGAGTACGGCGGCACGGCCGGCGTCGCGACCCTGGAGGACATCGTCGAGGAGGTCGTCGGCGAGGTGCGGGACGAGCACGACCCGCACGAGACGCCCGACATCTCCCACGAGGGCACCGACGACGACGGCAGGACGCTCTACTCCGCCGACGGCTCCGCCCGCACCGACCAGCTCGCGCGGGTCGGCCTGCGGGTGCCCGACGGGCCGTACGAGACGCTCGCCGGCCTCGTCGCCACCGAACTCGGCCGCATCCCCGCCGTCGGTGACGGCGTCGAGGTGGGCGGCTGGCGGCTCGACGTCGTGGACGCGTCCGGGCGGCGTGCCGCCCGGGTCATGCTGCACGCCCCGCTCGACGCCGACGGCCACGAGGAGGACGTCCGATGA
- a CDS encoding SGNH/GDSL hydrolase family protein gives MQMNANYTSLVAVGDSFTEGMSDLLPDGTYRGWADLLAARMAAHTPGFRYANLAVRGKLIGQIVDEQVDLAAAMQADVVTLVGGLNDTLRPKCDMNRVRGLLEEAVERLAPSCKQLVLMRSPGRNGPVMERFRPRMEELYSYVDDLASRHGAIVVDLYGAAVLGDQRMWDVDRLHPTAEGHRRIAEAVWQALGYDPEDDWQTPLPAAVPPGWATRRVADVRFARQYLGPWIGRRLTGRSSGDGRAPKRPDLLPYDGPLP, from the coding sequence ATGCAGATGAATGCTAACTACACCAGTCTCGTCGCGGTGGGCGACTCCTTCACCGAGGGCATGTCGGATCTGCTGCCCGACGGCACCTACCGCGGGTGGGCCGACCTCCTCGCCGCCCGGATGGCCGCGCACACCCCGGGCTTCCGCTACGCGAACCTGGCCGTGCGCGGCAAGCTCATCGGGCAGATCGTCGACGAGCAGGTGGACCTCGCGGCCGCGATGCAGGCCGACGTGGTCACTCTGGTCGGCGGCCTCAACGACACGCTGCGCCCCAAGTGCGACATGAACCGTGTCCGCGGCCTGCTGGAAGAGGCCGTCGAGCGGCTCGCCCCCTCGTGCAAGCAGCTCGTCCTGATGCGCAGCCCGGGACGGAACGGCCCGGTGATGGAACGTTTCCGTCCGCGCATGGAGGAGCTCTACTCGTACGTCGACGACCTCGCGTCCCGGCACGGCGCGATCGTCGTGGACCTGTACGGCGCCGCCGTACTCGGCGACCAGCGCATGTGGGACGTGGACCGTCTGCACCCGACGGCCGAAGGGCACCGCAGGATCGCCGAGGCCGTGTGGCAGGCGCTCGGTTACGACCCCGAGGACGACTGGCAGACGCCGCTGCCCGCCGCCGTGCCGCCGGGCTGGGCCACCCGCCGCGTCGCCGACGTCCGGTTCGCCAGGCAGTACCTCGGCCCGTGGATCGGCCGCCGCCTCACCGGCCGCTCGTCCGGCGACGGACGCGCGCCGAAGCGACCCGACCTGCTCCCGTACGACGGCCCGCTCCCCTAG
- a CDS encoding holin: MWNAAFWKSTAERAIRTFAQALAAVLVAGATSLLDVEWGAAFATAGLAAVLAVLTAIGASEVGASGPGLTEEPTKRVRAGAGESAG, from the coding sequence ATGTGGAACGCAGCATTCTGGAAGTCCACCGCGGAACGCGCGATCCGCACGTTCGCACAAGCGCTGGCCGCGGTGCTGGTGGCGGGGGCGACCAGTCTCCTGGACGTGGAGTGGGGCGCGGCCTTCGCGACGGCGGGCCTCGCCGCGGTCCTGGCGGTCCTGACGGCGATCGGCGCCTCGGAGGTGGGCGCGTCCGGCCCCGGCCTCACGGAGGAGCCGACGAAGCGGGTGCGCGCGGGAGCGGGGGAGTCGGCGGGGTGA
- a CDS encoding TetR/AcrR family transcriptional regulator C-terminal domain-containing protein, with product MARRTQGTSAGLDRARSDAVSEAVLGEVAVGADEGAPRHWEDIARRTAHRYRDMAYRHPRVFPVLVTRAQTSPVAVAALEELVAAMRAAGVPDRVAADAPMVLFGFLNGHLLACTADEPGAVPAFDAAAHPGMAALAPLMEGFGSRAEFDRMLETVLAGIRLSSAS from the coding sequence GTGGCCAGACGGACCCAGGGCACCTCGGCGGGGCTCGACCGCGCCCGGAGTGACGCGGTGTCCGAGGCGGTGCTCGGCGAGGTGGCCGTCGGCGCGGACGAGGGCGCGCCCCGCCACTGGGAGGACATCGCCCGCCGGACGGCCCACCGCTATCGCGACATGGCCTACCGGCACCCCCGCGTGTTCCCGGTGCTGGTGACGCGGGCCCAGACCTCGCCGGTCGCTGTCGCCGCCCTGGAGGAGCTGGTCGCCGCGATGCGTGCGGCGGGGGTGCCCGACCGGGTGGCCGCGGACGCGCCCATGGTGCTGTTCGGCTTCCTCAACGGCCATCTGCTGGCGTGCACCGCCGACGAGCCCGGCGCCGTGCCCGCGTTCGACGCCGCCGCGCACCCGGGCATGGCCGCACTCGCTCCCCTGATGGAGGGCTTCGGGTCCCGGGCGGAGTTCGACCGGATGCTAGAAACCGTCCTCGCCGGGATCAGACTCTCGTCCGCATCCTGA
- a CDS encoding GNAT family N-acetyltransferase encodes MDDLRIRAAAPDELDAVLAFWKVAAEGTSISDDRSGVERLVARDPEALLVAELGGELAGTVIAGFDGWRCHLYRLAVHPHHRRRGVGSALLAAAEERFVRLGGRRGDAMVLDHNELAHHAWHAGGYAPEPQWSRWVKPLGEAPPAG; translated from the coding sequence ATGGATGATCTTCGGATACGGGCCGCGGCGCCCGATGAGCTGGACGCGGTGCTGGCCTTCTGGAAGGTGGCCGCGGAAGGCACGAGCATCAGCGACGACCGCTCCGGCGTGGAGCGGCTCGTCGCCCGCGACCCGGAGGCGCTGCTCGTCGCCGAGCTCGGCGGGGAGCTCGCGGGGACGGTCATCGCGGGTTTCGACGGCTGGCGCTGCCACCTCTACCGCCTCGCGGTGCACCCGCACCACCGCAGGCGCGGCGTGGGCTCGGCGCTGCTCGCCGCGGCCGAGGAGCGGTTCGTGCGGCTCGGCGGGCGCCGCGGCGACGCGATGGTCCTTGACCACAATGAGCTCGCCCACCACGCCTGGCACGCGGGCGGATACGCTCCCGAGCCGCAGTGGAGCCGGTGGGTGAAGCCGCTGGGTGAAGCGCCCCCGGCGGGGTAA
- a CDS encoding non-ribosomal peptide synthetase — translation MTAIRTPHPVSSFGQQRLWALAQAEGSNAAYNEQLAYLIEGDLDRSLLARALDTVVARHETLRTRFVPVEGEARQDIAPPDAGFALRSEDLSGRQDSDELLIARQREECETPFDLGAGPLARGQLLTLAPDRHALLLTLHHSIHDGLSVGLLLTEVSTVYAALLRGEPDPLPPLPAQFVDHAARQHAWVGGEEAEAQADYWREQLADAPALLALPADRPRPMLQDHTGGRVPVRLSPALTETLESAARAQDGTLFTAVLTGWHVLLSLLSGEADTVVGIPVAGRRRPEDERLIGFFSNSLAIRADLSGDPTGTEALGRVRAVLREALDHQELPFERVVNAVNPHRSLSHSPLFQTMFAWGITFRGWLRLPGVRVETLDIPHAPAKFDLTLILHREDGGVVGHLDYARALFDHDTVERFVRYFTRVLEQLVMEPEREITAYELLDHDERAALLAEGRGRVTSGPVVGPVERFAEQVRLRPDEPALVSGGTRLTYAELDRRANRLAHALLARGVRPGQVVGLHCGRTAEFVVGMWGVLKAGAAYLPLDAGQPHGRLRAIVEEAAPALVLGDVADPPGDWAQLTEVEAEGGRDDAPARLPTPSQLAYVIYTSGSTGRPKGVAATHGNIANLLENWLHAYGALPGEPSSAWASFGFDASVHELFLPPTTGGVLHLVPEERRGDPEALLDWMREHRIAHAWLPASYISWIDEDPGARLEGLSLRQLATGAEPLPERALWRLCEALPGLRVCYVYGPTETTVYSITHNDPGDLDRRSPIGRPVDNTRIYLLDRRREPVPPGVVGELYVGGAGVTQGYLNRPDLTEERFLADPFVPGERVYRTGDLARRLHDGSYEFVGRADDQVKLRGFRIEPGEVAAALRELPGVQEAAVLADRDEAGELCLVAGIGRGDAPESTPTQWRAALAERLPEYMIPSLFAEFPRLPLNRSGKLDRGEVLGRARASRSDQVNTLAPRDRLEMALYRIWRRVLLHRDIGITDDFFAVGGTSLSAIKVAHLIREEFGRTLPTRDVLQYPTIERLAARLRGQTPVTPDNGLVEIRAGGGGRRVVCVHPAGGTAFCYLPLAGALPDGIHVQGIQARGIDPGEEPLRSVEEMAEHYLTLLRPEPDESLVILGLSFGGLVAHEMGRRLADAGHREVSVVLLDTHGTDDPAERQRFAPVDAAEFRDKLVRFNGMYPGIDDAQVDRYFRIYNLNREAAGDYVPGPSKAPLLLVQAAEAEVADGSDPEAAGEALRRFWLDRAGAGLTVEVVDGGHWDVLEGERIPLIAGLVAERLDRPAPPAATSTEPAPTGTRTSATAPTAPTAPTAPTAPTED, via the coding sequence TTGACGGCGATACGCACCCCCCACCCCGTGTCCTCCTTCGGTCAGCAGCGTCTGTGGGCGCTGGCGCAGGCCGAGGGCTCCAACGCCGCGTACAACGAGCAGTTGGCCTACCTCATCGAGGGAGACCTGGACCGCTCGCTGCTCGCACGCGCCCTCGACACCGTCGTCGCACGGCACGAGACGCTGCGCACCCGATTCGTGCCGGTGGAGGGCGAGGCGCGGCAGGACATCGCGCCGCCCGATGCCGGGTTCGCGCTGCGTTCGGAGGATCTGTCGGGTCGGCAGGACAGCGACGAACTGCTCATCGCCCGGCAGCGGGAGGAGTGCGAGACCCCCTTCGACCTCGGGGCAGGGCCGCTCGCCCGGGGGCAGCTCCTCACGCTCGCACCCGACCGGCACGCGCTCCTCCTGACGCTGCACCACTCCATCCACGACGGCCTGTCGGTGGGGCTCCTGCTGACCGAGGTGAGCACCGTCTACGCCGCCCTGCTGCGCGGCGAGCCGGACCCGCTGCCGCCACTGCCCGCCCAGTTCGTCGACCATGCCGCGCGCCAGCACGCGTGGGTCGGGGGCGAGGAGGCCGAAGCGCAGGCCGACTACTGGCGCGAGCAGTTGGCGGACGCCCCGGCGCTGCTCGCCCTGCCCGCCGACCGGCCGCGCCCGATGCTCCAGGACCACACCGGCGGCCGCGTCCCGGTCCGCCTCTCCCCCGCGCTCACCGAGACGTTGGAGAGCGCCGCACGGGCGCAGGACGGCACGTTGTTCACCGCCGTCCTCACGGGCTGGCACGTGCTTCTGAGCCTGCTCTCCGGGGAGGCGGACACGGTCGTCGGCATTCCGGTCGCGGGGCGGCGCCGGCCGGAGGACGAGCGCCTGATCGGATTCTTCTCCAACTCCCTCGCGATACGCGCCGATCTGTCCGGCGATCCGACGGGCACCGAGGCGCTCGGGCGGGTGCGCGCGGTGCTGCGCGAGGCGCTCGACCACCAGGAGCTGCCCTTCGAGCGGGTGGTGAACGCGGTGAACCCGCATCGCAGCCTCTCCCACAGCCCGCTGTTCCAGACGATGTTCGCCTGGGGCATCACCTTCCGCGGCTGGCTCCGGCTTCCCGGGGTCCGGGTCGAGACCCTCGACATCCCGCACGCCCCCGCGAAGTTCGACCTCACGCTGATCCTGCACCGGGAGGACGGCGGCGTCGTCGGGCATCTCGACTACGCCCGCGCCCTGTTCGACCACGACACGGTCGAGCGGTTCGTCCGCTACTTCACGCGCGTGCTGGAGCAGCTGGTCATGGAACCCGAACGCGAGATCACCGCGTACGAGCTGCTCGACCACGACGAACGCGCCGCGCTGCTCGCCGAGGGGCGCGGGCGGGTCACGTCGGGTCCTGTCGTCGGGCCCGTCGAGCGGTTCGCCGAACAGGTGCGTCTGCGGCCCGACGAACCGGCGCTGGTCAGCGGCGGTACGCGACTGACGTACGCCGAACTGGACCGGCGGGCCAACCGTCTCGCGCACGCCCTGCTCGCCCGGGGCGTACGGCCCGGACAGGTCGTCGGCCTGCACTGCGGGCGTACGGCGGAGTTCGTCGTCGGCATGTGGGGCGTCCTGAAGGCCGGCGCCGCATATCTGCCGCTGGACGCCGGACAGCCCCACGGCCGGCTCCGGGCGATCGTCGAGGAGGCCGCGCCCGCCCTGGTGCTCGGCGACGTGGCGGACCCGCCGGGCGACTGGGCGCAGTTGACCGAGGTGGAGGCCGAGGGCGGACGCGACGACGCGCCCGCGCGGCTGCCCACGCCGTCGCAGCTCGCGTACGTCATCTACACGTCCGGGTCGACCGGCCGCCCGAAGGGCGTGGCCGCGACCCACGGCAACATCGCCAACCTGCTGGAGAACTGGCTCCACGCCTACGGAGCCCTGCCCGGCGAGCCGTCCTCCGCGTGGGCCAGCTTCGGCTTCGACGCGTCCGTGCACGAACTGTTCCTGCCGCCGACCACCGGTGGCGTACTGCATCTCGTGCCCGAGGAACGCCGGGGCGACCCCGAGGCGCTGCTCGACTGGATGCGGGAGCACCGGATCGCGCACGCGTGGCTGCCCGCCTCGTACATCTCCTGGATCGACGAGGATCCGGGCGCACGCCTCGAAGGCCTGTCGCTGCGTCAGCTGGCGACGGGCGCCGAACCGTTGCCGGAGCGTGCGCTGTGGCGGCTCTGCGAGGCACTCCCCGGTCTGCGCGTCTGCTACGTCTACGGGCCGACCGAGACCACCGTCTACAGCATCACCCACAACGACCCGGGGGACCTGGACCGCCGCTCCCCCATCGGACGGCCGGTCGACAACACCCGGATCTACCTCCTCGACCGGCGCCGTGAACCGGTGCCTCCCGGGGTCGTCGGAGAGCTGTACGTCGGCGGGGCCGGCGTCACCCAGGGATACCTCAACCGGCCCGACCTGACCGAGGAGCGCTTCCTGGCGGACCCGTTCGTACCGGGCGAGCGGGTCTACCGCACGGGCGACCTGGCACGCCGACTGCATGACGGGTCCTACGAGTTCGTGGGGCGCGCCGACGACCAGGTCAAGCTGCGCGGGTTCCGCATCGAGCCCGGCGAGGTCGCGGCGGCGCTGCGGGAGCTGCCCGGCGTCCAGGAGGCGGCCGTCCTCGCCGACCGGGACGAGGCCGGGGAGCTGTGTCTGGTCGCGGGCATCGGCCGGGGTGACGCCCCCGAGTCCACCCCCACTCAGTGGCGCGCCGCGCTCGCCGAGCGGCTGCCCGAGTACATGATTCCGTCGCTCTTCGCCGAGTTCCCGCGGCTGCCGCTGAACCGCAGCGGAAAGCTCGACCGCGGGGAAGTCCTCGGACGTGCCCGCGCGTCGCGGTCCGACCAGGTCAACACCCTGGCGCCGCGCGACCGGCTCGAAATGGCGCTGTACCGCATCTGGCGCCGGGTACTGCTGCACCGCGACATCGGCATCACCGACGACTTCTTCGCCGTGGGCGGCACCTCACTGTCCGCGATCAAGGTGGCGCACCTGATCCGGGAGGAGTTCGGCCGGACGCTGCCGACCCGCGACGTCCTGCAGTACCCGACCATCGAGCGGCTGGCCGCGCGGCTGCGCGGGCAGACGCCGGTGACGCCCGACAACGGGCTCGTCGAGATCAGGGCGGGCGGGGGCGGACGCCGGGTGGTCTGCGTCCACCCGGCGGGTGGCACCGCCTTCTGCTATCTCCCGCTGGCGGGCGCCCTGCCCGACGGCATCCACGTGCAGGGGATCCAGGCCCGCGGCATCGACCCCGGCGAGGAGCCGCTGCGGTCGGTGGAGGAGATGGCGGAGCACTACCTGACGCTGCTGCGACCCGAGCCGGACGAATCCCTGGTGATCCTCGGTCTCTCCTTCGGAGGTCTCGTCGCGCACGAGATGGGGCGGCGGCTCGCGGACGCCGGGCACCGCGAGGTGTCCGTGGTGCTGCTCGACACGCACGGGACGGACGACCCGGCGGAGCGGCAGCGGTTCGCGCCGGTCGACGCCGCCGAGTTCCGCGACAAGCTGGTCCGTTTCAACGGCATGTACCCAGGGATCGACGACGCGCAGGTCGACCGGTACTTCCGCATCTACAACCTCAACCGTGAGGCCGCCGGCGACTACGTGCCGGGGCCCTCGAAGGCTCCGCTGCTCCTCGTGCAGGCCGCGGAGGCAGAGGTGGCGGACGGCTCCGACCCCGAGGCCGCCGGCGAGGCACTGCGGCGGTTCTGGCTCGACCGTGCCGGTGCGGGACTCACCGTGGAGGTCGTCGACGGCGGCCACTGGGACGTCCTGGAGGGCGAGCGGATCCCGCTGATCGCCGGCCTGGTCGCGGAGCGGCTCGACCGGCCCGCGCCGCCCGCCGCCACCTCGACGGAGCCTGCCCCTACGGGCACCCGCACCTCTGCGACTGCACCGACTGCACCGACTGCACCGACTGCACCGACTGCACCGACCGAGGACTGA
- a CDS encoding barstar family protein, producing the protein MVIDSGFHEVPGADIPGVLDEAARRGVPVFTLSTDGRTDKEAFFGAVRETLPLDPPLGTHRMVWDALSDSLWGGLHELTSSRVVIVWPDAGPVAGAEGEFRIALEILRDVTGSLADVRRTGGRPTQVSVYVAPAQAPAARSLD; encoded by the coding sequence ATGGTGATCGACAGCGGTTTCCACGAGGTTCCCGGCGCGGATATCCCCGGCGTACTCGACGAGGCCGCCCGCCGGGGGGTCCCCGTGTTCACGCTCTCCACCGACGGGCGGACCGACAAGGAGGCGTTCTTCGGGGCGGTACGGGAGACGCTTCCCTTGGACCCGCCGCTCGGGACCCACCGCATGGTGTGGGACGCCCTCTCGGATTCCCTCTGGGGCGGTCTCCACGAGCTGACGTCCTCCCGCGTGGTCATCGTCTGGCCCGATGCGGGGCCCGTCGCGGGCGCCGAGGGTGAATTCCGGATCGCGCTGGAGATCCTCCGTGATGTGACCGGGTCCCTCGCCGACGTCCGACGCACCGGCGGAAGGCCGACACAGGTCTCCGTGTACGTTGCCCCGGCTCAGGCTCCGGCCGCGCGCTCTCTGGACTGA
- a CDS encoding hemolysin family protein — translation MIAVQLLIGLATLVVNAFFVGAEFALISVRRSQIEPHAEEGNRRAKSVMWGLQHVSALLAAAQLGITLCTLVLGIVAEPAIAHLLEPAFDAVGVPHGLVHPISFVIALTLATYLHMLLGEMIPKNIALAEPVRSALLLGPPLVALARALRPVIFAINAFANGLLKLLHVEAKDEVSASFSDDDLARMVKDSGDAGLIDNRAQERLHDALELGRRPVRDVVLPLEAVVYARVGVTPEKLEQLSAESGFSRFPVVDDGRRIVGYLHVKDALDRAPRDLPFRVPDMRKIAQVRETTPLDDVLTAMRGSRTHVAAVLGSDGRLAGMVTMEDVLQKLFGQPV, via the coding sequence ATGATCGCCGTACAGTTGCTGATCGGTCTGGCGACGCTCGTCGTCAACGCCTTCTTCGTGGGCGCCGAGTTCGCCCTGATCTCCGTGCGCCGCAGCCAGATCGAGCCGCACGCGGAGGAGGGCAACCGGCGCGCCAAGAGCGTGATGTGGGGCCTGCAGCACGTGTCGGCGCTGCTCGCGGCGGCGCAGCTCGGCATCACGCTGTGCACCCTGGTCCTCGGTATCGTCGCGGAGCCGGCGATCGCGCATCTGCTGGAGCCCGCCTTCGACGCGGTGGGCGTGCCGCACGGTCTGGTCCACCCGATCTCGTTCGTCATCGCGCTGACCCTGGCGACGTATCTGCACATGCTCCTGGGCGAGATGATCCCGAAGAACATCGCCCTCGCGGAGCCCGTGCGTTCCGCGCTGCTGCTCGGGCCGCCGCTGGTGGCGCTCGCTCGGGCGCTGCGGCCCGTGATCTTCGCGATCAACGCGTTCGCCAACGGTCTGCTGAAGCTGTTGCACGTCGAGGCCAAGGACGAGGTGTCGGCGAGCTTCTCCGACGACGACCTCGCGCGCATGGTCAAGGACTCCGGAGACGCGGGGCTGATCGACAACCGTGCGCAGGAGCGGCTGCACGACGCGCTCGAACTGGGCCGCCGTCCGGTCCGGGACGTGGTCCTGCCTCTGGAGGCCGTCGTCTACGCGCGCGTGGGCGTCACCCCCGAAAAGCTGGAGCAGCTCTCGGCCGAGTCCGGGTTCTCCCGCTTCCCCGTGGTCGACGACGGCCGCCGGATCGTGGGCTATCTGCACGTGAAGGACGCGCTGGACCGGGCACCGCGCGATCTGCCGTTCCGGGTGCCGGACATGCGCAAGATCGCCCAGGTGCGCGAGACGACGCCGCTGGACGACGTCCTGACGGCCATGCGCGGCAGCCGCACGCATGTGGCGGCGGTACTCGGCTCGGACGGCCGCCTCGCCGGCATGGTCACGATGGAGGACGTCCTGCAGAAGCTGTTCGGGCAGCCTGTGTAA